In Tachysurus fulvidraco isolate hzauxx_2018 chromosome 9, HZAU_PFXX_2.0, whole genome shotgun sequence, the sequence ATGAACTGGACTGATGAATCTAAAGTATTCCACTAAATCGTGGAGTGTAACTATGGGAAATTGTGCGAGTTTAGCCACAAAAACATGTGGCTAAACTACAACAACAGGGATTTGTGCAGGACACCTGTTCTTCCACACCtgccttggcaaaccatgtgtCTAAGGGCCATGATTTGTCAACAGCAGTCTTGTGATCAGGGGCATAGCACAGGATCGTGGGCCCTATGCAAAGATACTGTGTGGGGGCCcctatttcattttttttaaggataatgtaaaatgaatagCAATTAGTATATTAAAATTTGCATTACTATAGACAGGACATATGATTCAGTTATTTAGTAACCGCTTGTGAATTACTGCCTTGCAGCATTGAAGTATATCAtgtataaaatagtataaaaacGTGTTATTTGTATTTTGATCATAATATGTCCTAACCTTTAAAATAGATGGAACAACTCAGtatctttttataaaaaatgcaGTTCACTTTCTGTGGCTGTTTCTGGAACAGAGTGTTatgtgcttaattttttttattcattcatacttTGCCAgtttacaattatatatacCATTATTCATGTAACATGTTGGACCACGTTCATAAAATTTtgatgcaaaaacacacaattgttttatattcacatttaatcTCTAAAAATAATTCTCCGGCGGAACACTCACAAACTCCCCTGTATCATCCACCAAGTCTGCGCACTCTCTACTATCCCTCACAGCCAATGCGCCTTTTGCATCGTTTCTATAGGCGACCAATAAAATAATGTCCAGTCAGTGCATTGCTGCATGCACGCTCAAGGTGGGAGGGGTCTACGTAGATTTGTGTCAAAGCAGCGGAGAACTAGAAGTAGCACATGTGACTGTCAAATAGATCGcgcagataataaaataataacattaatacaaattctAAAATGATCGTCGAGGGCCCATCACATGCCAGGTCCCTTGTACACAGTCACCCTTTTCCCCCCACTTACAATGCCCCTGATTGTGATACTTGAACATGTTTGGGACACTTGGTTCCTGTGGTGGCAAACTGAAATGATACAGCGTACATAAACTGTCCCACTTTCAAATAGAATTGAGTAGCATCATGCAATTAATCACGTCAATCAAAAGACCAATCTTCACAAAACCACCAGCCAGAATATTTCATCAAACATGCTGATAAAATTAATGGTCAAATATTTTCATCTGACCACAAGACATAGTTTCATTTTGTGGTTCaacagattaaagaaaaaaaaaaccctaaggggggggggggggaacccTTATTTAAAGAAACCCCTAAGATTTAtgagaattatttattaaaagtattgatttttttttttgtaatatagttttatacattttttgcatgttcttcaGAAGTGTGTCAATAACTGGAGTTGACTGTATTTGCATATGCATAATTTAATAGATGTTTTTGCTCAATTAATTACAGACATCTATGATATTTTACTTGAATGAAGTTTGTCCTTACAGAGCCCAAGCCTGCAAAAAAAGTCAAGAGCCCTCATCCAAAGGTGAGCCCAATGAAAAGCACTGAAACACACTCAAGAGAAAAAGTCCACTGGAAGCCTCTAAAGGATGTTCATCATTTCACATCAGAACACAACCGGCCTAGCTGTGGAACATCTGACAATGCCCCCATAGTGTCCTGTTTGTCCTCTGATATAGAGGAAGATCTGCCCTATGATTATGAAGACTTACATCAAGAACctggagaaaaaagagaagcaaggtTTCAAGAGAAACTAAGGCCACATTCCTCttcatttaaaatgactgtAGACTGTAGTGAGGTAATAACTGACAATCTGACTCTTAATGTACAAAACGGCCATCATTTGCAAAGTGTGGTATTCAACAATAATCATGAGATTTGTGATGTCTCCAGGAAGTCAAGCACAGCTTATACTCAGACACATGAGATTGATTTAGCCTCTGAGATCTCTGAAAATCTGAAGTGGCAGAACATAAAAGATTCAATGATAGAAAAACCACTTGTTACAAATTCAGTCCTCTCTGTAAGAAGTGATATAAAAGAGACTGACAGCCCGTCTTGTGATGATAGCCTTTCTGAGGCAGAAGATAAATCAGAACCATTTTCCCTCCAGAGTGAAGGACTGGTCTGGTCTGAAGAAGAGAAGGATGTTCacagtgaagagaaatctgaTGCAGGCACATTTGCTTTGGTCTATGCCGAAAAGTGTACCCTAATCCCAGAATCTCTTCCTTGTTACCAACAGTTCAACAATAAACACTATGAAGTTGATCCCTATGGTCTGCTTCATAGTCAAAAGCAAATCACAGCAGAATCCAACCTGTCCGAGATTCTCTCTCCTGTAGATGAGGTCTTGTCATACGGAAGTGCTGAGTTTCCTCTGTCACATAAAGGAGGAGGTGGCCCAGGACTAGATATCAACAATTTAGTACCTCCTTCACCTGCCTTTGAGATAATTACATGGACTAGTGAGGAGGATCTTCCAGCTCCACCCGACTGTCTTGACGACATTTCCATAAGTAGCGAGAACATACCTCCTCTTCCTGTGGACTTGTATTGCAGGAGAGATACAGAGATGCCAAGTAAGACCATTAATAATGATGCTAACTCCGATGATTTGTGTCAAATGCTACATTTTTCAGAGCAGGATCAGGATGACGAGGGTTCAGAATCCACCAGCTCTCTTCTTGTGGATGACAGTAAGGAAAGCCAAGATCCTTTGTCCTCCTTTAATATTGGAGACAGGGTTCTTGTTTGCAACTCAAGACCAGGAGTTCTTAAATATAAGGGATACACTGCTTTTGCTGATGGCTTCTGGGCTGGAGTTGCACTTGATATCCCTAATGGAAATCACAATGGCACATTCAGAGGTGTAAAGTATTTTACGTGTCAGAAGAGCTGTGGGGTCCTGGTCAGAGCTGAGGACATTTCTCCTCTGCATGTAGAGCACTGTAATGATCCAGATGCAGGCATGGATGAAGATACATTCTCAGATGAGGATCCCACCAATAACCAAGCTATGGAGAATGGGAATAAACCCTCTGGTAAGGGGCAAAGAAGACAAATTGGCAGACACTGTTCTCATAAACATGGTTCATCAACACCAAACCAGACATTCCAACACGAGCCATGTGAAAATGATGAAGTCACAGACAATAAGTTGCCATGCAGTGAAAGAACACCATTAAATGTGAgtcataaatgaaaaaaaaaaaaaaaaaaaaaacttgatatCAGTTGAATGCACTTTTTTGATTATAACACATTCTATTGTAGATTGATTTTATAGGCCATCTGGATGACTCTGAAGCTCGGACAGAAAAGTTAACTGAAGAGATTTTTCTATATGCTTTAAAGAATATACAGGAAATGGGATCAACACATGACAGTAAACCAAAGGACATTGTAAGCAGCCAATTTTATGCTTCAGTAGAATTAAACACTGGCAATGATTTTTTCATATTTACCACATTTGTCcacaatcttttcttttttgaacCGCagaattttaagaaaaaagaagctGGAAATGTGATTAACAAACCACGTCTCATGGATAAATGGCAGCAGGTGTATCCAGTAACTCCACCACAGATACGGGTCAAACCTCATGAACACAGCATTGTGTACAGAATAGTTGATGAAACGGTTGAGACTCTGTGTGGCCAGGCAAACAGAAGTGCACTTGATGTTTGTGAAACACCAAACTACTTGATAGATGATGAAAGCCGCAAAACCTACAGTCAGGTGAGTCATGATACTTGATTTAAACTGCTGACAATCTGTAGGACACTCATTGtgtattttccttttattttgtattactgTCAGGTCCTTTTCCAGTTAGCATCTGATATTCTGAACAAGATTTGTGCTGTTATATTGGAAATGAGTGGCACTTTTCAGAACACAGTGGATAAATCAATGATCTCACATGTACAGAGAAGACAAATTTCGGTTAAACTTTTAAAGGTAAGCTCAGATATAAAAGTTTAAGTGCGGTATTATCAAGAAAGCATTAATTTTTAAGGATAGATCAAAATTAAATACGTTAAATTTGAATTATATCAGCATAGGCACCAAAATACAGCTGATGTAAAAACACTGAATAGCGAAATATTTGTACTGTATCTACATTTGATCAAGGATGCAGTGAAAAGGGAAACGCAGAAAGTGCTTAATTTGGAACAAACTGATCAAGAAAGGACAGAAACGCTGCAAACGCTGTGCAAATACTGGTATgctaagagagacagagtggaCTACATCCTGGTTCGTATAATGACTACAATTTTAACCGAATATCGatatgaataattaatattacTTTTGTAGCCTATTATATACTTGTTGGTTGTTATCAATAATGTGCACACTGTATCTTTTGTAGATTCAGGATCTCCACAATGAGGAGAAGGAGTGGGTGGATTACAGTAATGACCAGATCACTGTGAAAATGAGACTGGCCAATGAGATTTTCAGCTTCCTTCTGGATGACACTATATCAGTTCTTAACCATATATATATCAGACAACAAATGATATAGACTTGGCATCCTTACCATGTCTTTTGGAAAATTACAAACTTTGTCActtcttgactttttttttccaattctgTGTATGCATTTAAAATAGAAACCAAATAAAGGGAATGTGtgcttatatatttatgttataggtaatagatttttatttacaattttaatagtttttctagagttttgatgtttttgagggtttcctctgggttccaAGTTTcctcttcaaaaaaaaaaaccccagacaaCTTATGTCTTGGCTAAACTGTGTAACCCCAAatttgaatgaatgtgtgttctACAATAGTTTGTCATCCCATCCAGTGTGCTCCAAATACCAACACATCTCTGACCACAATAAAGTGTGGACCAGCGGTTATCTTTTCCTTCTGCCAGCTTCGGTGTCCCTATGTCGGAGCTTGGGTTATAGGCAATTGTCTGTTTGTAGTTTCTGATtagtgtgggtttcctctgggttttcaGGTTTCTTCCCACCTCCCAACACATGCAGTGTCTTTGAcatgtcagtagtgtgtatatTGGCTCTAAGCGTGAAGAAATGTGTGAATATGAGTATTCCTGGTGAACTGCCATAGATGGGTGAATTCCCTCCCACCTCACATCCAGTCAACAATACCTGGTCCAAAGACTTTTTACTTCATAAGTGTAATATGTGTGCAATATACGGTGTGCActgcaaatacacaaatatatttttagttcatttaaaatacacaattttGTCCTCCAGTGCATACCATATATTGCATAAATATTACGCTTATGAAGTAAAAagtatttgtcttttttaaaacttaaagACTTTTTACTTCATAAAGCGTAATATTTATGCAATATACGGTGTGCActgcaaatacacaaacacatttttagttcatttaaaatacacaatattGTCCTGCAGTGAATACTGAACAAGGATTTTGAATTGTTTAAGCCATCTTTCCCGAAGATGCCCCAATCGAACGCAGGACGGAAGCGGAGGTACTGCGCGGAATAAACGCAACATTTACGCCCTCGAAGTCACCCTAGCGCTCTCCTGCTAGGTAACTGCTTGACCGAAGGCTTGTAGCTCATGTAGAGCCGCTGCTCAGGCTTCATGGCTGTTGATTCGTTTCGAATGGCAGTGCCACATTCTTTACACATTCTTCTTTTAATGGCCGTGCTTCAGTATGGACAAACTGGACGCTTATATACCGAAGAAGACCCGGTGTTCATTTTAAACAGTGACACTGTGAAGCAAACCTTGTTGAACTCTTCTACAGCCTGGTTGGTTCAGTTCTACTCGTCGTGGTGTGGACACTGCATCCAGTACTCACCCACATGGAAAGGGTTAGCAGGAGATGTCAAAGGTAGGACGGAAGAAGCTCTAGATTATCTAAATAAATGGTTTAGTCATCGTTAAATTGCCGTCTGCTTCGTAGCTCAGCTTGCTAATTTGCCTACGAAAAGTAACGTTAAGCTAATAAGCTAATGATCGTTAGCTTCTGGCTAAACCGTGATCTTTAAGGAAATACAGTACGCGTTTCTTATATTAAtaaactgtttttctgttttgtcgAGGACATGTTCAAGAAATTGAATGCAGTGTCGTGTCACAGCCTggctattgttattattgttattgttgttgttgttgatgattattattattattgttattattattattgttgttgttgttgttgttgctattcGGCACATATTTACACTCGCCCTAGTGATTAAGCCATtgtttgtaaagctgctttaccTCTGCTGAGTTTCAgcatattaatattttgtgaatttgttcaagcatgttcttttcatcttttcatgTTCTGGAAGTTCATGATTGCACAGAACCACAGTCAGGCCTCTGGTCACATATTTGaaatgttaaaacattttttttttttttttgagtcctgAACATGCCAGAGTTACTTAACAGACTTTCTGTTACTTCAGAAACCAAGCTAAAAACCAGGAATTGAAACTTGCCTTCCAGGCAGGAATGTGTGCAAACCTCATAccgcct encodes:
- the LOC113637617 gene encoding uncharacterized protein LOC113637617 isoform X1, giving the protein MPAMNRPGFLTKAGLRRLLTTDEVWSLGRKRSLGEHNIPAEQEILQKAGSKDSGDPKCFSSYSHRSKPCHNISTERKVKREDGKSPHKPESLKANSKPHGYGGSEPKPAKKVKSPHPKVSPMKSTETHSREKVHWKPLKDVHHFTSEHNRPSCGTSDNAPIVSCLSSDIEEDLPYDYEDLHQEPGEKREARFQEKLRPHSSSFKMTVDCSEVITDNLTLNVQNGHHLQSVVFNNNHEICDVSRKSSTAYTQTHEIDLASEISENLKWQNIKDSMIEKPLVTNSVLSVRSDIKETDSPSCDDSLSEAEDKSEPFSLQSEGLVWSEEEKDVHSEEKSDAGTFALVYAEKCTLIPESLPCYQQFNNKHYEVDPYGLLHSQKQITAESNLSEILSPVDEVLSYGSAEFPLSHKGGGGPGLDINNLVPPSPAFEIITWTSEEDLPAPPDCLDDISISSENIPPLPVDLYCRRDTEMPSKTINNDANSDDLCQMLHFSEQDQDDEGSESTSSLLVDDSKESQDPLSSFNIGDRVLVCNSRPGVLKYKGYTAFADGFWAGVALDIPNGNHNGTFRGVKYFTCQKSCGVLVRAEDISPLHVEHCNDPDAGMDEDTFSDEDPTNNQAMENGNKPSGKGQRRQIGRHCSHKHGSSTPNQTFQHEPCENDEVTDNKLPCSERTPLNIDFIGHLDDSEARTEKLTEEIFLYALKNIQEMGSTHDSKPKDINFKKKEAGNVINKPRLMDKWQQVYPVTPPQIRVKPHEHSIVYRIVDETVETLCGQANRSALDVCETPNYLIDDESRKTYSQVLFQLASDILNKICAVILEMSGTFQNTVDKSMISHVQRRQISVKLLKDAVKRETQKVLNLEQTDQERTETLQTLCKYWYAKRDRVDYILIQDLHNEEKEWVDYSNDQITVKMRLANEIFSFLLDDTISVLNHIYIRQQMI
- the LOC113637617 gene encoding uncharacterized protein LOC113637617 isoform X2, translated to MPAMNRPGFLTKAGLRRLLTTDEVWSLGRKRSLGEHNIPAEQEILQKAGSKDSGDPKCFSSYSHRSKPCHNISTERKVKREDGKSPHKPESLKANSKPHGYEPKPAKKVKSPHPKVSPMKSTETHSREKVHWKPLKDVHHFTSEHNRPSCGTSDNAPIVSCLSSDIEEDLPYDYEDLHQEPGEKREARFQEKLRPHSSSFKMTVDCSEVITDNLTLNVQNGHHLQSVVFNNNHEICDVSRKSSTAYTQTHEIDLASEISENLKWQNIKDSMIEKPLVTNSVLSVRSDIKETDSPSCDDSLSEAEDKSEPFSLQSEGLVWSEEEKDVHSEEKSDAGTFALVYAEKCTLIPESLPCYQQFNNKHYEVDPYGLLHSQKQITAESNLSEILSPVDEVLSYGSAEFPLSHKGGGGPGLDINNLVPPSPAFEIITWTSEEDLPAPPDCLDDISISSENIPPLPVDLYCRRDTEMPSKTINNDANSDDLCQMLHFSEQDQDDEGSESTSSLLVDDSKESQDPLSSFNIGDRVLVCNSRPGVLKYKGYTAFADGFWAGVALDIPNGNHNGTFRGVKYFTCQKSCGVLVRAEDISPLHVEHCNDPDAGMDEDTFSDEDPTNNQAMENGNKPSGKGQRRQIGRHCSHKHGSSTPNQTFQHEPCENDEVTDNKLPCSERTPLNIDFIGHLDDSEARTEKLTEEIFLYALKNIQEMGSTHDSKPKDINFKKKEAGNVINKPRLMDKWQQVYPVTPPQIRVKPHEHSIVYRIVDETVETLCGQANRSALDVCETPNYLIDDESRKTYSQVLFQLASDILNKICAVILEMSGTFQNTVDKSMISHVQRRQISVKLLKDAVKRETQKVLNLEQTDQERTETLQTLCKYWYAKRDRVDYILIQDLHNEEKEWVDYSNDQITVKMRLANEIFSFLLDDTISVLNHIYIRQQMI